The proteins below are encoded in one region of Takifugu rubripes chromosome 1, fTakRub1.2, whole genome shotgun sequence:
- the msl1b gene encoding male-specific lethal 1 homolog isoform X1, with amino-acid sequence MTSKVSLSNAVARLVQGDKINVGVLSPVRQMGGEGTPVKGKPLSADTMDNPQMAMNNNPKDAGADDTVKGVVPGVLGSASIELSSEGKWRNLRKNPANPHAQANCLRQILLLQLDLIEQQQQQLQSKDKEIDELKADKETLLARIERMERRLQLTRKDPPRDKRLFQPLESWTPDKDDMWDLDIEESPQSNAATQLPFSRDGKGQKRKSCFGDSKVQKSRGKSSKLSPQKAELQPGSPNQRELRSKETPEKVVPARPVAERDMMLTCKEEPEASCHIEDLPFMSTTEMYLCCWNQPPLSPLRETSPKKEEEVASEWTPHVVHDMLIVFPSWRENHIEPLDEEPSFVPPELLEDNVYLKRHMKLELDEKRRKRWDIQRIREQRMFQRLQQRMNRKKVITEAEPELSSFYPDTEDVETIVITPFLPVVAFGRPLPKLSQENFELPWLDDRSRCRIEVPKKHTPHRTCRK; translated from the exons ATGACAAGTAAAGTTTCCCTCTCTAACGCGGTTGCAAGATTAGTTCAAGGAGACAAAATTAACGTGGGGGTATTGTCCCCTGTCAGACAAATGGGGGGTGAGGGAACCCCAGTGAAAGGTAAACCCCTCTCTGCTGATACTATGGATAACCCTCAGATGGCTATGAACAATAACCCCAAGGATGCCGGTGCTGATGACACTGTGAAGGGGGTCGTCCCCGGAGTCCTTGGCTCTGCGTCCATCGAACTCTCCTCTGAGGGCAAGTGGAGGAACCTCAGGAAGAACCCTGCCAACCCTCACGCACAGGCCAACTGCCTCCGGCAGATTCTCCTCCTGCAACTGGACCTCATcgaacaacagcaacaacagctgcagtccAAGGACAAAGAGATAGATGAACTTAAAGCAGACAAGGAGACG CTGCTGGCACGCATTGAGCGTATGGAGCGTCGCCTGCAGCTCACAAGGAAAGACCCGCCCCGTGACAAGCGGCTCTTCCAGCCCCTGGAATCATGGACGCCTGACAAAGACGACATGTGGGATTTGGACATCGAGGAGAGTCCACAATCCAATGCAGCCACCCAGCTCCCCTTCAGCCGTGATGGCAAAGGTCAAAAGAG GAAATCGTGCTTTGGAGATTCCAAAGTTCAAAAATCGCGCGGCAAAAGTTCCAAACTGAGCCCCCAGAAAGCCGAGCTTCAGCCGGGCTCTCCGAATCAAAGAGAGCTGCGCAGTAAAGAAACCCCAGAGAAGGTGGTGCCCGCGCGGCCGGTGGCAGAAAGGGACATGATGCTCACCTGCAAAGAAGAACCTGAGGCCAGCTGTCACATTGAAGATTTGCCCTTCATGTCGACCACAGAGATGTACCTGTGTTGCTGGAACCAGCCCCCGCTGTCCCCTCTGCGTGAAACTTCCCctaagaaggaggaagaggtggcCAGTGAGTGGACTCCTCATGTAGTACATGATATGCTCATTGTTT TTCCATCATGGAGGGAAAATCACATCGAGCCCTTGGATGAGGAACCTTCCTTTGTCCCCCCCGAG CTGCTGGAAGATAACGTGTATTTGAAACGCCACATGAAGCTGGAGTTGgatgagaaaagaaggaaaag ATGGGACATTCAGCGAATCAGAGAGCAGCGCATGTTCCAGCGATTGCAGCAGCGCATGAACAGGAAGAAGGTCATCACGGAGGCGGAGCCAGAGCTTTCGTCCTTCTACCCCGACACCGAAGACG tTGAAACCATAGTGATAACTCCCTTCCTGCCCGTGGTTGCGTTTGGCCGCCCGCTGCCCAAACTGTCACAAGA AAACTTTGAGCTGCCCTGGCTGGACGACCGAAGTCGGTGTCGCATCGAGGTGCCCAAAAAACACACGCCTCACCGGACTTGTCGGAAGTGA
- the mrm1 gene encoding rRNA methyltransferase 1, mitochondrial has product MRHYKVVNAWTRLNIDALNSRLRSASYHVTSSFLLPENRRISPFVKKRDRRELNHERSVQVPGYNYKHKKNNESKVSSELRKLCLEDFPGVEGRQLGKKATLDSNSENHDVVFGIAPCFLALSQGRRKAFKLFVKDGEATQRASVLKVCEEAHSRRVQICHVGKKDLDKMCLGRVHQGVCLQASRLDYLTKASRNTLGDKGNNGPPLWLVLEEIQDPMNLGAILRSAYFLGVDRVASSLHRSCPLSPVVSKASSGVMEVMEVYGYESLEDLLRMKVAQGWQVVGSVGTDAEAMHTPILRCSDFQLTKPTLLLMGGEGGGLSRELLSLCQALLTIPAGRNLLPGVESLNVSVAAGILLHSVLRSRQINQLGSRNLS; this is encoded by the coding sequence ATGCGTCACTACAAGGTGGTAAACGCTTGGACAAGACTGAACATAGATGCACTAAATTCAAGACTGCGGTCTGCCTCTTATCATGTTACATCTTCTTTCCTGCTCCCTGAGAACAGAAGAATTAGTCCTTTCGTGAAGAAGAGAGACCGCAGAGAGTTGAATCACGAGAGGTCCGTTCAGGTCCCGGGATACAActacaaacacaagaaaaataaTGAGAGCAAGGTGTCATCGGAACTCAGGAAACTGTGTCTGGAGGATTTTCCTGGGGTGGAGGGGAGGCAGCTAGGAAAGAAGGCAACCCTGGACTCCAATTCAGAGAACCACGACGTTGTTTTTGGCATTGCTCCGTGTTTCTTGGCTCTGTCTCAGGGTCGCAGGAAGGCCTTTAAACTGTTTGTGAAAGATGGAGAAGCCACACAAAGGGCCTCTGTGTtgaaggtgtgtgaggaggcTCATTCTCGGCGAGTACAAATCTGTCACGTCGGCAAAAAGGACTTGGACAAGATGTGTTTGGGCCGAGTTCATCAAGGCGTGTGTCTGCAGGCCAGTCGACTGGACTATCTCACTAAAGCCTCCCGCAACACACTCGGGGATAAAGGCAATAACGGCCCCCCTCTCTGGCTTGTCCTGGAGGAAATTCAGGACCCCATGAATCTCGGAGCTATACTTCGCTCTGCCTACTTCCTGGGAGTGGACAGAGTCGCCAGCAGTCTCCACAGAAGCTGTCCGTTGTCCCCTGTCGTCAGCAAAGCCAGCTCGGGCGtcatggaggtgatggaggtgtacGGCTATGAAAGTCTGGAAGATCTGCTCAGGATGAAGGTGGCACAGGGCTGGCAGGTGGTGGGCAGCGTGGGAACTGATGCAGAGGCGATGCACACCCCCATCCTCCGGTGTTCAGACTTTCAGTTGACTAAACccacgctgctgctgatggggggcgAAGGGGGGGGCTTGTCTCGGGagcttctctccctctgccaggCCCTTCTCACCATCCCAGCTGGCAGAAACCTGCTTCCAGGTGTTGAATCGCTTAATGTCTCCGTAGCTGCAGGCATTCTGCTCCACTCGGTGCTGCGATCCAGACAGATCAACCAATTAGGCTCACGCAATCTATCATGA
- the msl1b gene encoding male-specific lethal 1 homolog isoform X2: protein MTSKVSLSNAVARLVQGDKINVGVLSPVRQMGGEGTPVKGKPLSADTMDNPQMAMNNNPKDAGADDTVKGVVPGVLGSASIELSSEGKWRNLRKNPANPHAQANCLRQILLLQLDLIEQQQQQLQSKDKEIDELKADKETLLARIERMERRLQLTRKDPPRDKRLFQPLESWTPDKDDMWDLDIEESPQSNAATQLPFSRDGKGQKRKSCFGDSKVQKSRGKSSKLSPQKAELQPGSPNQRELRSKETPEKVVPARPVAERDMMLTCKEEPEASCHIEDLPFMSTTEMYLCCWNQPPLSPLRETSPKKEEEVAIPSWRENHIEPLDEEPSFVPPELLEDNVYLKRHMKLELDEKRRKRWDIQRIREQRMFQRLQQRMNRKKVITEAEPELSSFYPDTEDVETIVITPFLPVVAFGRPLPKLSQENFELPWLDDRSRCRIEVPKKHTPHRTCRK from the exons ATGACAAGTAAAGTTTCCCTCTCTAACGCGGTTGCAAGATTAGTTCAAGGAGACAAAATTAACGTGGGGGTATTGTCCCCTGTCAGACAAATGGGGGGTGAGGGAACCCCAGTGAAAGGTAAACCCCTCTCTGCTGATACTATGGATAACCCTCAGATGGCTATGAACAATAACCCCAAGGATGCCGGTGCTGATGACACTGTGAAGGGGGTCGTCCCCGGAGTCCTTGGCTCTGCGTCCATCGAACTCTCCTCTGAGGGCAAGTGGAGGAACCTCAGGAAGAACCCTGCCAACCCTCACGCACAGGCCAACTGCCTCCGGCAGATTCTCCTCCTGCAACTGGACCTCATcgaacaacagcaacaacagctgcagtccAAGGACAAAGAGATAGATGAACTTAAAGCAGACAAGGAGACG CTGCTGGCACGCATTGAGCGTATGGAGCGTCGCCTGCAGCTCACAAGGAAAGACCCGCCCCGTGACAAGCGGCTCTTCCAGCCCCTGGAATCATGGACGCCTGACAAAGACGACATGTGGGATTTGGACATCGAGGAGAGTCCACAATCCAATGCAGCCACCCAGCTCCCCTTCAGCCGTGATGGCAAAGGTCAAAAGAG GAAATCGTGCTTTGGAGATTCCAAAGTTCAAAAATCGCGCGGCAAAAGTTCCAAACTGAGCCCCCAGAAAGCCGAGCTTCAGCCGGGCTCTCCGAATCAAAGAGAGCTGCGCAGTAAAGAAACCCCAGAGAAGGTGGTGCCCGCGCGGCCGGTGGCAGAAAGGGACATGATGCTCACCTGCAAAGAAGAACCTGAGGCCAGCTGTCACATTGAAGATTTGCCCTTCATGTCGACCACAGAGATGTACCTGTGTTGCTGGAACCAGCCCCCGCTGTCCCCTCTGCGTGAAACTTCCCctaagaaggaggaagaggtggcCA TTCCATCATGGAGGGAAAATCACATCGAGCCCTTGGATGAGGAACCTTCCTTTGTCCCCCCCGAG CTGCTGGAAGATAACGTGTATTTGAAACGCCACATGAAGCTGGAGTTGgatgagaaaagaaggaaaag ATGGGACATTCAGCGAATCAGAGAGCAGCGCATGTTCCAGCGATTGCAGCAGCGCATGAACAGGAAGAAGGTCATCACGGAGGCGGAGCCAGAGCTTTCGTCCTTCTACCCCGACACCGAAGACG tTGAAACCATAGTGATAACTCCCTTCCTGCCCGTGGTTGCGTTTGGCCGCCCGCTGCCCAAACTGTCACAAGA AAACTTTGAGCTGCCCTGGCTGGACGACCGAAGTCGGTGTCGCATCGAGGTGCCCAAAAAACACACGCCTCACCGGACTTGTCGGAAGTGA
- the chmp2a gene encoding charged multivesicular body protein 2a: MEFIFGRRKTPEQMLRENQRLLNRAMRDLDRERQKLEQQEKKIIADIKKMAKQGQMDAVKIMAKDLVRTRRYVKKFILMKANIQAVSLKIQTLKSNNSMAQAMKGVTKAMATMNKQLKLPQIQKIMMEFEKQSEMMDMKEEMMNDAIDDAMGDEDDEEESDAIVSQVLDELGLNLSDELSNLPSTGGSLSVAAGKKAEPQAAVADADADLEERLNNLRRD; this comes from the exons ATGGAATTCATTTTTGGAAGAAGGAAGACTCCGGAGCAGATGTTAAGGGAGAATCAGAGGCTCCTCAACCGAGCCATGAGAGACCTTGACAGAGAACGACAGAAACTGGAGCAACAGGAGAAGAAGATCATTGCTGACATAAAGAAAATGGCCAAACAGGGACAGATG GATGCTGTTAAGATCATGGCTAAAGATTTGGTCCGCACCCGGCGGTACGTCAAGAAGTTCATCTTGATGAAAGCCAACATTCAAGCTGTCAGTCTGAAGATACAGACGCTCAAGTCAAACAACAGCATGGCCCAGGCGATGAAAGGGGTGACCAAGGCCATGGCCACCATGAACAAACAG cTGAAGCTACCACAGATTCAGAAGATCATGATGGAGTTTGAGAAGCAGAGTGAAATGATGGACATGAAAGAGGAGATGATGAACGACGCCATCGACGATGCCATGGGCGACGAAGACGACGAGGAGGAGAG CGACGCCATCGTGTCCCAGGTTCTGGATGAACTGGGTCTCAATCTATCGGACGAACTCTCAA ATCTTCCGAGCACCGGAGGAAGCTTGTCGGTAGCGGCGGGGAAGAAAGCCGAGCCCCAGGCCGCCGTGGCCGACGCGGACGCCGACCTGGAGGAGCGACTGAACAACCTCCGGAGAGACTGA